GCTGATGGCAGACATATGCGAAACCTTTTGCGGCTAATGAGCTGTGATAGCGCAGTCAAGATTAAACATAACCTGCCGGCATTTAGCGCCTATGTCAACACGTGAAGAACGCATCAATCAGCTTGTGTATTATCTGCGGGCAACCATGAAAAATGAACCGGGTTGCACTATCCAAAGAATTTTGACGCTGGCTGACGAATTCTTAAAAAGCAGGTGGGAAATATCGCCGGGCACCCGCAAGAAGTATCTGGATACAGTTTCGGCGATATTACGCTATGAACTTCAAGTCCACAGTGCTAAAAGTAGAGTTTGACAAAGCACATATCACAAACTAGCAGACTGTATTGGGAATAGATGCAGATGCTGTGATTTGGAGGACATGTTTATGGTCATGACAAAGACTGAAAATCGAGATTATCTTAGAGTAGCACAAAATAGATAGAGGTAGAAATCGACATTACTCTCAAGACTGTTACCAGATGGCTGTCATTACGAAGCGCAATAACCTAATTGCCGTACAAAACTGCAAAAGAAAGGTAAGGAGAATTATAGGTTCCCCAACAGTTCGCCTAGACCGCCTTCTTTTTTCGGCTGGCTATTTCCTCCAAATCCAGACAGCATGCCGCCAAGATTCATTCCCTGATTGTCGGCATAATTTGTAAATGCGGAGTGCATTGCTTCAGGGTTGTTGTTTGTATGCTCTTTCATAAACTCAACTGCCTGCTGTATGTATTGCCTTGCCTGATTGTCGTCCTGTAGGCCAGTGCTGCTTTTTATTTGCTGTACCAGCTGGTGGTCAGGGTTATTTGCAGTCTCGGTCTGTATCTGGTTAAGCGCCGTATTCATGGAGTCCTTGTTTTGGCCTCGTGAATGTAGAAAGCTGCCGATGCCGCGGTTCATCATATTCTGCATTGCATAACCCATGATTGATCCAATGACGCTTCCGGCTATCGACTGTCCCATGCCGCTTCTCTGTGAGAACATGGACGTGAGGGTGCTTATGCTCAGTAACAGTGGCTAGAATAAAAGATATTTAGCAATTGCAGAAAAATATGCTATAATGTCGATATTTTATCGCAATCCAGCAAACATTACACTGCCGATGTGCCTAGATGTGATTTTTAAAACGATTCAACTATGGGAGCCGCGGTTGTTTCAAGCGTCCACACAGTTCCGTCCGGGTACCTAAAACTAAGTTTTTCACCGAACTTTTTCCCGTTGAAATAGATTTCCTTATCTCGGATAGGAATGTGAATGGTCTTAGCCTTCGTAACCCATCTTCTCTCGATGACAAACTCCTGCCGCGTCTCCTTTTTTGAGATTGAGTAGTTCTCGCCCATTACAGGAATGTTCTTTCAGCTGGATGTGCATTGTTTTCTCCGCCATCCGATATAGTGGATATCTGTTCTGGGCATTGCGGGATTCACGCTCAATGTCATTTTTGGCTACAAGTATAACATATCGGCTAGAATCATTAGACATCATCATCGTCCAATCAAATTTCACCTGTCTTATTATGCTTGGTTGGCTATAAACAAGTGATGAAATACCGGAGCAGAACTGACATAGCAGCTCAGATTCTGCACGCTGCTAATGGCGGAGCGTCAAAGACTAAGATAATGTACAGGGCCTTTCTGTCATATGCTCAGCTTAAGGAATACCTTACACTCCTACTTGAGAATAACCTGCTTGTGCTTGAGGGAGAACAAGCAGCAAGCTATAGGACGACGGAGAAAGGCCACCGTTTTCTAAGCATATACGACAAGATAGGAGAGTATGTACACCTGGACAGCGAAGCTGCAGGGTAGTGAGGGGTCGAGACGTTGCATATTAGTTGCATAGATAGATTTCTCAAGCTAGCTTGTGATATGCTATCCAAGGTTAGCATTGCATTTGATGCATGAAATTAGGCCGTCGAGTCTGAACGCGCAACATCAATATCGCGTTACGCGTAGATACTGCAGTGAATTTGCTGCAAAGCCTTAATTGATGTGCTGGGCATGAATTTGCGTGTCTGCAGCTACTCGTCTGCTTGTAGTTGAAGACGATAAAGATATTCTTTACCTTGTC
The Nitrososphaera sp. DNA segment above includes these coding regions:
- a CDS encoding winged helix-turn-helix domain-containing protein, whose amino-acid sequence is MKYRSRTDIAAQILHAANGGASKTKIMYRAFLSYAQLKEYLTLLLENNLLVLEGEQAASYRTTEKGHRFLSIYDKIGEYVHLDSEAAG